In the genome of Lactuca sativa cultivar Salinas chromosome 3, Lsat_Salinas_v11, whole genome shotgun sequence, the window tcaggggagggatcggcgactggcgcagtctcagccggcagccaagcgggccaagcctgctaaTTCGATATCTAGGAGTCataagggtcgcacttgtggcaagtgcggcaagaagcacgatggggtgtgcagagcggggtcttgctacaaatgtggcaaggaggggcatatggccaaggattgccccaaggggtttgcagtatgctttcactgcaaccagaccggacaccggaaggcagagtgtccacaatTGCGAGGGACAGCCCAGGGAgaatctcagggatctgcccctgctgctatcagagatactgagagccggccagtgcAGGCCAAggtaccgaaggcacgagggagagcctttcagttgactgcggaggaggtccgcgcagcacccaatgttgtggctggtatgtatcctttcatgtatttattttgatgtttgggatattgtgtttattttatgttatgcgtaggtacttttcttgggagttttgtacctgccttggtgttatttgacttgggtgcgagtaggtcttttgtatctttggcttttagtcagcatatcagtattaGCCGAGAGGCATTGAgttgacctctgagagtttccataccTGACGAGAGGACGGTGTATGCCACCGaagtgatccgagggtgtgtacttgagattttgggcgttgagtttccgattgatttagttcctattacgatgggagatgtctgtgtcatcgtgggcatggtctggttgagcaaatttggagcggtcatcgactgtgagagacagctggtgactatacgagaccccagtgggggagttcttacggtgtacggtgagggtacacaatatgggtcaacattttgttaggccgctagagcgagacagagtctacagtagggctgtagtgctttgtggcatatgtgatggatacaaggGTTGATTCAGGGAGGCCGAGGACAGTTGATGAGGTTTcgatagtgcgagagttcccggatgttttctcGGAGGAGTTGTCGAGcatgcctcctgagaggcaggtagagtttcatatcgatttggttctgggggcagcacctatcgccaaggcgccctatcgccttgcacctccagagatgcatgagttatcctcgcagcttcaggagctgctggggaagggttttattcggtcgagcagttcgccgtggggagcgcctatcctttttgttaagaaaaaggatggttcacaccggatgtgcattgattaccgggagttgaacaagttgacgatcaagaaccattacccgttgccgaggatcgacgatttgttcaatcaattgcagggagcatcttggttctccaagattgacttgaggtctggatatcatcagatgagggtgcgagatgaggatatccagaagacagcattcaggactcgttacgggcattacgagttcatggtgatgcctttcgggctcaccaatgcaccggtggtgttcatggatctcatgaatagagtgtgcaggccgatgttggaacgctcggtgatcatgttcatcgacgataAATTGGTGTATTCGAAAtacagagagcagcatgaggagcacttgagggagatccttggagttctgagatcggagaggctttacgccaaattctccaagtgtaatTTCTGGTTacaggaggtccagttccttgggcacctcgttaaccagaatgggatattggtcgatccagccaagatcgaggtagtaatgagttgggaggtgccgagatccctcACTGAGATAAGgcgtttcctagggttggctggctattataagagattcatcagggatttctccaagattgtcgtgccactcaccaagttgaaccggaagggtgttgcttttttatggggcccagagcagcaggcctcctttgagacacttcgccagagactatgcgaagccccggtgttagcccttccgaaggggatggaggacttcgtagtgtagtatgacgcgtcgatatcggggttgggagcggtgcttatgtagaggggtcatgtgatagcatacgcatcgaggtagctgaagcctcatgagatgaggtatcccacccacgatatggagttgggggcagtggtgttcgccctcaagatctggcgtcactatctgtatagggttcggtgtaccatatacacggaccacaagagcctgaagtatttgatggatcaacccaacctgaacatgcggcagagagatggttggatgtggtgaaggattacgattgtgagatcctgtaccacccgggcaaggctaacgttgtagccgatgccctgagtcgtagggcggacaGCACCCGATACGGGATGTTTGTATGAGGCTAACAGTGATGACCCCAATATTTGacgccattcgaggggcccaggctgaggccgtgagaccagagaaccgtagGAGGGAGCGGGTTATCGGGCAAGTATCGGAGTTCgtcaccgatagccgagggcttatgacctttcagggacGGGTTTGGGTGtcgtttgtgggcggaacgcgtaccatcttgatggaggaggcgcatataTCGAAGTTTTtgatccatcccagggccactaagatgtatttggacctgaagaaagagtattggtggccctgtatgaagagggatgttgcatggttcgttgagaggtgtttgacctgttgcagggttaaggccgagcaccagagaccgcatggtaagttgcagccgttggaggttcccgagtggaagtgggaatagattgctatggattttatcaccaaattggcAAGGATTGCtaggggcgtcgatgcaatttgggtgattgtggacaggttaatgaagagcgctcacttccttgctatcagtgacagctcttccgctgagaggttggcagagttgtacgtgaaagaggtggtatcacggcatggggtgccgatctccaagttggtgacttcgtactcatgaaggtatctccttggaaaggagtgatccgattcaggaagagaggcaagttggggcctcggtatattggtcctttcagggtgaccgcaagggtgggcagggtagcataccgtttggagctacctgcggagttgagtcagatttacgataccttccacgtgtctcaactGAGAAAGTGCATCGGTGATGAGTCGGtaatggttccattagaggatattcaggtggatgcacgCTTGagctatgttgagaggccgatcgcgattcGGGATAGAAGGATCTAGactttgagaaacaaggaggtgccattggttcaggtccagtggcaacatcggaagggttccgagatgacctgggagccggagttggagatgcacgagcagcatccagagttatttgtggaaagagacttcgagggtgaagtctgattctagtgggggagaattataacatccggatttccaggtacattAGTTATTCActcatttttttttgagattttgggagggactcggcgagttgatgcttagactagCCGAGTAGTGTCGCGATtttccatccgggttaatgaccAGACTCGGCAATtcgactagtggactcggcgagtccatgttgtttaatgaaaccctaatttccggggtttgagacctatttaaaggcccttatagcCTTCATTTTCGGCTACCAGTTGATAGAGAGAGACCCCAGAGTGTGTGaacgttttgagagagaaaggaagccatttttgatccttgtatgggtgattttgcaagaagaaggtgaccaaggcaagaggaaactgaagagggtgctaatctgtggatttcagagcttagggacttcatcttgaggtatatattcgatcccctttcagttttggtgtaagttttgagagttagggtttctagcccctttttgagtttgatttgtgatgcaattggtcccttcttgtgttgaggcttcgaatctagatccaaagaggtccagagaccttaacttaTTGATCTTTATGGGTTTCATGGAGAGTTATGAGCTTAGGAtggcatattgaggccatttattcaaatagagccattgggtctttgcatgggcatcaagatccaaactttacgtatttattttgcttaaggaggccagatctatgagttagaggaacggatctgacctcaggagctcATTTGAGCTtaagcatggcatgaactcgccgagtaccaagagcagactcagcgagtagggttagTGTTTCCCCATAGTTCACTCAGCGAGTatttgccgagttgggggaatgacttaGTGAGTCCGAAGGAATTAGAgggctggagttcaaggcggaactcgccgagttcatattgggactcagcgagttgagtcggggtggccccgtgactcatgccaggtgtgacccgtcgagcaggggaaagactcgatGTGTCATGCGGGACCAGAGGGTTAGTGGACACgcgtagactcgctgagtcacctaagtgcactcggcgagtcgagtcagaatctgaccattgactttgttgactttgaggattggtcaacaatggagtctttgtgtcaagagagggttgagtctagtctttagagttatatttatgagagtatattactttatgtgattaggcggaggctagaccgtatTGCTAcagagtcagagatttactgagacatctgaggtgagtcttctcactatactttaccttgagtggtaagtagggttatgtgacagagtatcttcTATGGTATgtatgcttacagttttatgtgttatgtgtttcaggtaccagtaatgatcgcaggaaggcgccagcatgattcgtacacacacatgggatcttatgtatttcgatcttgggaaatgtttttgtgaaacaaagatatgatacaattagattttgttaataaatgtgttggaaaatgtgttttgaaatattaaaaattgttttaatttgtaCGGTGTTACAATATCTCCACCACGTGGGCTAGAAATACATGATTTTTCTTGTGCggacacttttgtgccttgatgcatgagataagacgaagatttaCACCAGGTTTATCGTCGTAAATGATTAGAGTTTCGCTGTTGGGTAGGTGAAGGCGAACAGCCTTCACATGGCACATaatatcagcatggtgggggcttaaccaatccataccgattatCACAACAAAACTTCAAATAGTAACCGACATTAAGTCGATTGAAAATGAGTAGTTATTCAGTGTTAATGTGCATCCTACGTATATATCTTTGGTTGTttcagtcttcccattagccatctccaccgtgaaggcttcacttagcttttggggttgttaatttagtaggtgtttgaatttgtgactcacaaaactccgctTAGCCCCACTAtcgaacaaaatgcatgcataaatattgttgaggagaaacgtaccagtgacaatAGTCGGATCTAAAACTACTTCACCCTGCCCTAATATTAGTACCCTGTTGGATCCCCCATCACCCTGGTTGTTAGCTTTTGGACAATTCTGCTTGAAATAGCCAGCCTCCCCACACCCATAACACGTGCGGTTGGCCCTGACATTGTCGGTTTGAGGGTTGTTTTATCACGGAGGCGCTATACAATATTGGGCAATGTGCCCTTTTCTATTGCAGTTGGTGCATTGAAAATCCTTGCATGCACCAATGTGAAGATAACTACATTTGTCGCATTTCGGGTTTGAACCTTCATAAGGTTTCGTAGGTGCTAGGTTGGTTGTAATCGTTGCAGTTGGAGTTGATGAGGTTTGAGCGGTAGTAGCGTGAACTGCTACCGTTTTTTGTTTCTTAGAAGATCCTAAATAGTGTCCCCATTTCCTTTTTTTCTCGAATTCTTCTTCTTGTCTCTTTCCTTCTTGGCTTTTTTCTCAGTAGTCTTGGTGCCTTTCTTGTTTCCATGATCATACAACTTTTGAGCTAGACGTTTTGCACTATCGAAAGTTTCAGGGTTTGCTGCGATCACGTTCCCCTGAATTGGAGGAGTTAACCCCCAAATGAAACATTCAATTTTCTTTCCCTCCGAGGTTATCATCCCCGGACACATAAGTGCTAGCTCGCTGAACCAAGTGATATAGGCTTCAATATCTGAGTTTTGCACAACAAGATTCCATAATTCCTACTCCAGTTTCTGTATTTCCCCACGAGGACAATATTCAGCCAACAGCATCTCCTTGAGTTCCTCCTACGGCATGGCATTTGCAACTGGAAGTGTTAATGCCtcaacatggccattccaccacgatAGTGCTCGATCAACAAATGTACAAGCTTCGAACTTCACTTTACTCTATTCAGGGCATTCACATATTTCGAAGACCGACTCGATCTTCTCAATCCAGCGCTTCAAAGTTATCACCCCACTAGTTCCGTTGAATGTTCGGGGTTTTGCATTagagaaatctttataagtgCATGCTTTCGTGGCCCCATGATTCATTCCATGGTTGGAGCTTCCTGTTCCCTGACCATTTCCGCCtccattgtttccattgtggATATGTGCTAATGCCGCAGTGACTATGGCCGATACTGCTATCTGGAATGCAGCAAAGTTTACCTCCGAcggaggcggtggtggtggtggtcgcgTGTTGTTGTTTTTGCGCACGTATCTTCGAGGCATCTTCTGTCATGGATCATAAGGACGATGAGTTTATAATGATTTCGGATATCTTTTATTGTTTTGCGGTTTCGGCAATTCAGTTGTGCTTATAAGTGAGATCATACAGTATCAAGAAATAATGAAAATAGAACTcatagcagataacaacatcacaaaTAAAACACACACTAGTTTCATTACTGATAAAATTTTGGTACATGTTACATGAAAATTTGGCCTTTATATGGCCTACAGCACATGGGATAAtagtcatacatcataacaaCCCCCctcgagtagtgtaatcacttaatcaaaGGGATAACCCTACATACATAAAACAAAAAGGAAAAGAGATAACATCAAGAGCATGTGGCGGGTAGGATGGGTCCTACTCGCGGCAGGAGGTCTCCAGTGATGCTGATGATGAAGTGGATGCGCCCTGAAGCCTGGCCAAATGGCTCTCAGTGGCAGGTAGCCAGGCCTCCAACGCTGCCTGCCTCTCCTGGTAGTCGCTCACTCCCTCTTGAGTCTGTCTCCCGGCATGCTCCACCGCAGCTCTCATTGCCTCCATCTGAGCGGCAGTCGTCTGGGCCTCCTCCCCAATGTCTCATGTCATCCTGACAATAACGGGGAGGGCGCGGTCGGCCGACCCTCCATGTCAGAGGTCGTACATTCCCTGGTCTATGCCAAAGGGTGGTCGCACCCCTTGCTGTCTGCTCTATCTCCAAATGTCATGGGCCCATGGGGGGCCATCATATGTGCTGGCACCCACGTCATGTATGGAGGGTTGATGACTTTGGACTCCGCGTCCGAGTCATCCTCATCACTCTCATCGAACTCATCCTCCTCGAAGTCTATCACTGGTTTTGTGGGTCCCTCTTTCTGTTCTTCGGGGTCCTCTATGGGTTCCTCGTTCGGTgcttcggggtcttccattggtTCTTCCTTCGCCTCCTCTTCTGGATCAGGCTCGAGTCGTCCTCCATTCCCCTCATTGGGAAAGTAAGGATATCCCGTAACATGAAATCCGGCCAAAGGTCCGCACGAGAATATAAGCACGAAAAGGAAATATAAGAAAATACAATAAAGGGTTCACTTACtattaaaatactcctatagtattttttttttattatgttcgGTTCATCAAACCTTTGGGTATTAGGTTGACAAGTTTCAGATTCGTTGTCCACCccgatcactcccaaacacatgttagtcgtattttgaataaatatagttgatcaggacaTATTATCCTcaatacgattacataactgcctggGTTTAACCGCGATGTCCAACTCctccaaaaaaaattattgtttccTTATCTTtgttcagagtgttttagtcccattgtatttatagttgcatatcttgtatggttagatatgctagttcactataaacaatgctctaacaccaatctgtcacacccctgaaccagtacggcggaaacgtccgggggcgaaTGACTTCATTTTGTAATACCTTAGCAAGTgtgtataaatgaaacatagacaTCATCAACATCATGTATTAAATATAACAGCATACATAGTTTAAATCATTGTGTTTGTTGATAAAATTACATCCCAGAAATATCAAGTGTATGTTGAAAACAAAATACAAGAACATCCCAAAAGTCCAAAGCTGCCAACCTGCCTAGTGAGTTCccgagaatacaaattattttgaaaagcatcaacatataaaatgttggcgagttcataagcatgtttaaaTGAAAACTTTGTATTTGATTTGTAAACACTAGAAAATACGATATTTTCAGTAAAAATAGTTTGTGAGTTTTGTTTCAAATCTTGTATTATAGCATGCATATCCTTGTTATATCTTGTTTGAAAAATGTATAGcgagtgattcccaaaatatcctGTATTTATTGTGTCATGAGAAAATATGGTCTTAAACCCAAAGACAAGAGTAGGGTGGATAGTACAAATAAGCAACACAAAGTTTGTCCTTTGCAAAACTGGGTGGTATGTATATTCATCGTAAAACTTATAACAGTTTTGttattctctatgtgagtcgttataaccatactaatatgacggagtGCCTGTCTTGACGTTCTTCCGGCGTTGGTTTCGtagaagacatttgtcaccctagactggcatgtctagctgtagcgagcagctcaggtgtggggtgtcaacccatatagatctatacacaaattctcgttctccttccaagagactctggttataactacatgacTTACGGTGTATACtaaggtaggtacggtgaaggtgCGTCTCACAAGAGCATTAACGACATTTCTACGCGAATaatgtgtttcattattttagcGTTAAAAATAATGTTACGAGTGTATATTTGACTATAACTCATAAATAGTAAAAATGCAATCATTTTTATCGAGAGTGTCAAAATAGCTCATTGTTTCATCGTTGTTATCAAAATAGCCGATTGTTAGCGATATGTTCCCGAGAGgtacaatttttataaaattgatGATAAGGCATATTTAACACAAAATTGACATTATAAGGCCGAATTAGGATAAAAGGGCCATATAAGGTCCAATTTTTGGTACAAATTGTTATAGGTGGCCATTTTACTAAATAACCAAATTTTGGCCCATTGTAAATAAAAATGTCATATAAGcccatttttaccaaaaatgacCATATTAGCCCAAAATACCAAATTTGACAATAAAATGTCCATTTTATCAAAAATGgcctttttggcccaaaatatcgAAAATAACACAAAGAGCCCACTTTTATCACAAAATGACACTTTTGGCCCATTAAACCGTGAATGACACTAAAAGACCATTTTTATCCAAAAATGACACTTTTGGCCCATAAAACCATGAATGATATTAAAATCCCTTTTTTATCCAAAAATGACACCTTTGGCCCATTAAAACTGAGAATATCAAATAAAAGCCCATTTTAATGAAAAATGACACTTTTGGCCCATAAAACCATGAATATCCAATAAAAGCCCATTTTAATGAAAAATCACACTTTTGGCCCATAAAACCGTGAATGTCCAATAAAAGCACATTCTAatgaaaaatgacaattttggcCCCTAAAACCATGAATGTCCGATAAAAGCccattttgtttatctttattGTCAAGTATGGCCCCTTTGTATGCTTTCTTTGATTTTCTAGTAAAGTTTAACATGTTTAATATTTCTAAGTTACTTGAAGTAACTTGTTCCCTAATATCTTCAAAAGTTGGAAGATATTTAgattttatgagtgtttaacatAATTTCATAACATATCACACAACTTATCATGAAAATACACACATGCAAGCATAAATACAAAGATTTTACACAAAAtcaaacttgtattccccccaaccCACCCTAAAGATGGAAAATCACGAAAACAAAGGGTATGAAGCTTACCTTGGCCTTTCTTGGTTGTGAAGAGGTAGGTGGAGGTGGTTTTCGGCCTAGTGTGCTCCTTTGAGAAGATTTTTTGAAACCAAAATTGTTCTAGTGAGCAAGCACGAAATGGTGTGGTTTAAGAATTGATATTAGCACAAATTTAGAACAAAACCACTTGAAGTTCATAGGAACTTAACAAGCTTATGATATTTGAAGAGAAGCTCTAGAAATCATACACAAACTCACGGTTTTTAGGAGGAAGACTGAGACGATTCTTAAAGAGTTGAGAGGAATGAGAGATGTATATGAGTTTGAATTGCAAGATGATAAAGATGGTGATGGTTCTCAGTCGGTttaagagaggagagaagagagagggATTAGGGGTTAATACATGATGGATACTTAAATTGCATTGATGCATGTAATGTAATAGTCTAATTACATAGTGTATATTAATGTGGTGTCAACTTTTAAGCTACATTTccctttgtttttttgttttttttgtataGGGCCAAGAATAGGAGAGGGGAAAGGATTGGGCTTGGGTTTGATGTATAACTGAGGACCATTGTTCCAATAAGGGTTTAAAGGCCCAAAATAAATAGTTCTCGACCGAATAAAGGATCCATGAAGGGTATTACCCAATTAGGTCTTAAATTCATTCCTCATGGCCCAAGAAGGCCCATTAGgaggtttacggcccaaaagaaCCAAGTTGAGGAGTTActagcccattaggcccaatgaGAGAGTTTTGAGTTAAGGCCCAAACTTGAATGCACTTAACTTATTGGATTTGATTTTTGGGCTTACACGAGGAAGTTTCAACTTGGAACACTATTTTGGATGTATAAACTTGTCTAATATTGCAATTAATTTATACAACACATAGTGTTACATAGTTACACAAAGGATGCTAGTTGTATATGGATAGAAATTTCTAGCCCTAAAATGCTTGTTGTGACACTGAGCTTATAAGATTTAGACATTAAGggttaagagcttaatggattaagctacTGGAGCATCAACTGCGACGCAGTGCGTGAGGTCCAGTCACAACTATTTTTCTTTTGGTGACCATGACGCACCCAGGAAGCTAGTCGCGATACGGTGGTATGTGGTGGTTGATCGTTGACGCTGACTTTTGATCGATTTGACTTTTGGTGAAACTTAGAGATTTTGAGCTATAGACTGAGGTTTATCTTATGTTTGGTTTAGGCAGTTCGTGTAACTGATTCTTTGGGTCTT includes:
- the LOC111877629 gene encoding enhancer of mRNA-decapping protein 1-like, which produces MPRRYVRKNNNTRPPPPPPPSEVNFAAFQIAVSAIVTAALAHIHNGNNGGGNGQGTGSSNHGMNHGATKACTYKDFSNAKPRTFNGTSGGNVIAANPETFDSAKRLAQKLYDHGNKKGTKTTEKKAKKERDKKKNSRKKGNGDTI